A window of the Gossypium hirsutum isolate 1008001.06 chromosome A05, Gossypium_hirsutum_v2.1, whole genome shotgun sequence genome harbors these coding sequences:
- the LOC107957102 gene encoding cingulin-like protein 1 isoform X1, producing MIYIEMKKLFFFKSSSSSSGNNKVLPASTDKQVYQGKTSESWLTDQLVDMADYSWKLMSDSPSFSNASSLVRSHSLSSGNELGQQNCSSSQQQYDHRSRGRAHMPEKKSKAKQCETEIISFERPCSSGSSRLHHYSSGSSSSCSSNVSTQVIDRYIDGEQLLEISKLRNSSTPGNGGRRHPRRARYTAPSSPAHSVKEKNKSHSFRDGDSIRLHFSSRDRVENGFGQESPWMVAKNVIERLSQTHVVPKSSSKGFNHHIPITNEDVYGRYLNMRPESKLEMDEPYKNCFIEGNSDGLNSSEDDSVVELERRSKHAKERALLLSEAHEQESFICNGGFDVSSLLRSVQHLKEEKEKLALEVLDLQQFRIDERVSARKELRMVREEMESQIEKLEKEKHETQLRFEKEFDRRSSDWSVKLEKYRLEEQRLRDRVQELAEQNVSLQREVSSFNDRETENRSLTKYSEQQLKELMGRVEKMNNENQDLIQNLSESQEKHRAAMEDVACVIRNLEEKEKECKELQKSVTRLLRTCTEQEKTIEGLRDGYGKEIDKKQSMEKNEKQVQKLQREQMRLTRVELALRKEVESFRLEAYSLRCENIYLLNQLKGNGNENIGLTFKFDNELQDHVCRLQNHGLSMLNEIINLSSKLIEFIKGKPSHLQGTQPGLDSQFIVESDLKIEGFKRGIESLRRSLQTISGLLHEKSGLVASDSHSASVDPTMSTKRNNQSSEKIIRSELKAETMMTSLLKEKLYSKEVEIEELQAEVAAALRGNEILRCELQNSTDNISWLTHRLKDLQLQILKKDENVSRLERELQESTKELTILKGILVKVSEERDLMWEEVKQYNEKNMVLNSEVNALKKRIEGLEEDIHLKEGQITILKDTLSNHKSFDLLGSPTSMPEFLLE from the exons ATGATATATATAGAGATGAAGaaactgtttttcttcaaatctTCCTCTTCTAGCAGTGGTAACAACAAAGTTCTTCCGGCATCAACAGATAAACAAGTTTACCAGGGGAAAACATCAGAAAGTTGGTTGACTGATCAACTTGTTGACATGGCTGACTATAGTTGGAAGCTAATGTCTGATAGCCCCAGCTTCAGTAATGCTTCTAGTCTTGTTCGGAGTCATTCTTTGTCATCAGGCAACGAGCTTGGACAACAAAATTGTTCTTCCTCACAACAGCAGTATGATCACCGATCGCG AGGCAGGGCTCATATGCCCGAGAAGAAATCCAAGGCAAAACAATGTGAAACAGAAATTATCAGTTTTGAGAGGCCGTGTTCTTCTGGTTCTTCGAGGTTGCACCATTATTCATCCGGCAGCTCTTCCTCTTGCTCTAGCAATGTGTCAACCCAAGTTATCGATCGCTATATTGACGGAGAACAGCTTCTGGAAATTAGCAAGTTAAGGAACAGTTCGACTCCTGGAAATGGTGGTCGGAGGCATCCTCGGCGAGCTCGATATACTGCACCTTCATCTCCGGCACATAGTGTCAAAGAGAAAAACAAGTCTCATTCATTTAGGGATGGTGACAGCATTCGTCTTCACTTTTCATCTAGAGATCGGGTGGAAAATGGGTTCGGGCAGGAGTCGCCATGGATGGTTGCAAAGAATGTGATTGAGAGGCTTTCGCAGACTCATGTTGTCCCAAAATCAAGTTCAAAGGGATTCAACCATCATATTCCGATCACAAATGAAGATGTATATGGTCGATACTTGAATATGCGTCCTGAGTCCAAATTGGAAATGGATGAGCCTTACAAAAATTGTTTCATTGAGGGAAACTCTGACGGTTTAAATTCTTCCGAAGATGATTCAGTTGTCGAGTTAGAAAGACGATCTAAACATGCCAAGGAAAGAGCCTTGCTTCTTTCTGAAGCTCATGAGCAGGAAAGCTTTATTTGTAACGGTGGGTTTGATGTTTCATCACTCCTTCGGTCTGTCCAGCACCTAAAAGAGGAGAAAGAAAAGCTAGCCCTCGAGGTTTTGGATCTTCAACAGTTTAGAATTGACGAGAGAGTGAGTGCTAGAAAGGAACTGAGAATGGTGAGGGAAGAAATGGAGTCACAGATTGAAAAACTAGAGAAGGAAAAGCATGAGACACAGTTGCGATTCGAAAAGGAGTTCGATAGAAGGTCAAGTGATTGGTCGGTTAAGCTTGAGAAGTATAGGTTAGAAGAGCAAAGGCTTCGTGATCGAGTTCAAGAGTTAGCAGAGCAAAACGTTTCACTTCAGAGAGAAGTCTCTTCCTTCAATGACAGGGAAACTGAAAACAGAAGCCTTACAAAGTACTCAGAACAACAACTTAAAGAGTTGATGGGAAGGGTTGAAAAGATGAACAATGAGAATCAAGATCTAATTCAAAATCTCTCTGAATCACAAGAGAAGCATAGAGCAGCAATGGAAGATGTAGCTTGCGTTATAAGAAATCTCGAAGAGAAAGAGAAGGAGTGCAAGGAATTGCAAAAGTCCGTTACCAGACTACTCCGAACATGCACCGAGCAAGAGAAAACGATTGAAGGGTTGAGAGATGGATACGGTAAGGAGATCGACAAGAAGCAATCTATGGAAAAGAATGAAAAGCAAGTGCAAAAATTACAAAGGGAGCAAATGAGGTTAACTAGAGTAGAATTGGCATTAAGAAAGGAAGTAGAGTCTTTTAGGCTTGAAGCTTACTCTCTCCGATGCGAGAATATCTATTTGTTGAATCAATTAAAGGGTAATGGAAATGAAAATATCGGATTAACCTTCAAGTTTGACAACGAACTGCAGGATCATGTATGCCGTCTACAGAATCATGGACTGTCTATGCTTAATGAGATTATCAATCTGTCTTCAAAGTTAATTGAGTTCATCAAAGGAAAACCTAGTCATCTTCAAGGAACTCAACCAGGTTTAGATAGCCAATTTATTGTTGAATCTGATCTTAAAATCGAAGGCTTTAAACGTGGAATTGAAAGCCTAAGGAGGAGTCTGCAGACAATATCTGGTTTGTTGCATGAGAAATCCGGTTTGGTTGCCTCGGACTCTCACTCAGCATCCGTGGATCCAACCATGTCAACAAAACGCAACAATCAATCTTCAGAG AAGATTATAAGAAGTGAGCTTAAAGCAGAAACAATGATGACGAGTTTGTTGAAGGAAAAGCTTTATTCAAAAGAGGTTGAAATAGAAGAGTTGCAAGCTGAGGTTGCGGCAGCTTTGAGAGGCAATGAAATACTAAGATGTGAATTACAAAATTCAACTGACAACATTTCATGGCTAACTCATAGGTTGAAGGATCTTCAACTGCAG ATACTGAAAAAAGATGAGAATGTAAGTCGACTCGAGAGAGAGTTACAAGAATCAACAAAGGAACTAACCATATTGAAGGGTATATTGGTTAAGGTTTCAGAAGAGAGAGATTTGATGTGGGAAGAAGTGAAGCAATATAATGAGAAGAACATGGTTTTGAATTCAGAGGTTAATGCATTGAAAAAGAGAATAGAAGGTTTGGAAGAAGATATACATCTAAAAGAAGGTCAGATTACAATTTTGAAAGACACTTTAAGCAATCATAAAAGTTTTGATCTTCTTGGTAGTCCCACTTCTATGCCTGAATTCTTGCTAGAATGA
- the LOC107957102 gene encoding cingulin-like protein 1 isoform X2 → MIYIEMKKLFFFKSSSSSSGNNKVLPASTDKQVYQGKTSESWLTDQLVDMADYSWKLMSDSPSFSNASSLVRSHSLSSGNELGQQNCSSSQQQYDHRSRGRAHMPEKKSKAKQCETEIISFERPCSSGSSRLHHYSSGSSSSCSSNVSTQVIDRYIDGEQLLEISKLRNSSTPGNGGRRHPRRARYTAPSSPAHSVKEKNKSHSFRDGDSIRLHFSSRDRVENGFGQESPWMVAKNVIERLSQTHVVPKSSSKGFNHHIPITNEDVYGRYLNMRPESKLEMDEPYKNCFIEGNSDGLNSSEDDSVVELERRSKHAKERALLLSEAHEQESFICNGGFDVSSLLRSVQHLKEEKEKLALEVLDLQQFRIDERVSARKELRMVREEMESQIEKLEKEKHETQLRFEKEFDRRSSDWSVKLEKYRLEEQRLRDRVQELAEQNVSLQREVSSFNDRETENRSLTKYSEQQLKELMGRVEKMNNENQDLIQNLSESQEKHRAAMEDVACVIRNLEEKEKECKELQKSVTRLLRTCTEQEKTIEGLRDGYGKEIDKKQSMEKNEKQVQKLQREQMRLTRVELALRKEVESFRLEAYSLRCENIYLLNQLKGNGNENIGLTFKFDNELQDHVCRLQNHGLSMLNEIINLSSKLIEFIKGKPSHLQGTQPGLDSQFIVESDLKIEGFKRGIESLRRSLQTISGLLHEKSGLVASDSHSASVDPTMSTKRNNQSSEIIRSELKAETMMTSLLKEKLYSKEVEIEELQAEVAAALRGNEILRCELQNSTDNISWLTHRLKDLQLQILKKDENVSRLERELQESTKELTILKGILVKVSEERDLMWEEVKQYNEKNMVLNSEVNALKKRIEGLEEDIHLKEGQITILKDTLSNHKSFDLLGSPTSMPEFLLE, encoded by the exons ATGATATATATAGAGATGAAGaaactgtttttcttcaaatctTCCTCTTCTAGCAGTGGTAACAACAAAGTTCTTCCGGCATCAACAGATAAACAAGTTTACCAGGGGAAAACATCAGAAAGTTGGTTGACTGATCAACTTGTTGACATGGCTGACTATAGTTGGAAGCTAATGTCTGATAGCCCCAGCTTCAGTAATGCTTCTAGTCTTGTTCGGAGTCATTCTTTGTCATCAGGCAACGAGCTTGGACAACAAAATTGTTCTTCCTCACAACAGCAGTATGATCACCGATCGCG AGGCAGGGCTCATATGCCCGAGAAGAAATCCAAGGCAAAACAATGTGAAACAGAAATTATCAGTTTTGAGAGGCCGTGTTCTTCTGGTTCTTCGAGGTTGCACCATTATTCATCCGGCAGCTCTTCCTCTTGCTCTAGCAATGTGTCAACCCAAGTTATCGATCGCTATATTGACGGAGAACAGCTTCTGGAAATTAGCAAGTTAAGGAACAGTTCGACTCCTGGAAATGGTGGTCGGAGGCATCCTCGGCGAGCTCGATATACTGCACCTTCATCTCCGGCACATAGTGTCAAAGAGAAAAACAAGTCTCATTCATTTAGGGATGGTGACAGCATTCGTCTTCACTTTTCATCTAGAGATCGGGTGGAAAATGGGTTCGGGCAGGAGTCGCCATGGATGGTTGCAAAGAATGTGATTGAGAGGCTTTCGCAGACTCATGTTGTCCCAAAATCAAGTTCAAAGGGATTCAACCATCATATTCCGATCACAAATGAAGATGTATATGGTCGATACTTGAATATGCGTCCTGAGTCCAAATTGGAAATGGATGAGCCTTACAAAAATTGTTTCATTGAGGGAAACTCTGACGGTTTAAATTCTTCCGAAGATGATTCAGTTGTCGAGTTAGAAAGACGATCTAAACATGCCAAGGAAAGAGCCTTGCTTCTTTCTGAAGCTCATGAGCAGGAAAGCTTTATTTGTAACGGTGGGTTTGATGTTTCATCACTCCTTCGGTCTGTCCAGCACCTAAAAGAGGAGAAAGAAAAGCTAGCCCTCGAGGTTTTGGATCTTCAACAGTTTAGAATTGACGAGAGAGTGAGTGCTAGAAAGGAACTGAGAATGGTGAGGGAAGAAATGGAGTCACAGATTGAAAAACTAGAGAAGGAAAAGCATGAGACACAGTTGCGATTCGAAAAGGAGTTCGATAGAAGGTCAAGTGATTGGTCGGTTAAGCTTGAGAAGTATAGGTTAGAAGAGCAAAGGCTTCGTGATCGAGTTCAAGAGTTAGCAGAGCAAAACGTTTCACTTCAGAGAGAAGTCTCTTCCTTCAATGACAGGGAAACTGAAAACAGAAGCCTTACAAAGTACTCAGAACAACAACTTAAAGAGTTGATGGGAAGGGTTGAAAAGATGAACAATGAGAATCAAGATCTAATTCAAAATCTCTCTGAATCACAAGAGAAGCATAGAGCAGCAATGGAAGATGTAGCTTGCGTTATAAGAAATCTCGAAGAGAAAGAGAAGGAGTGCAAGGAATTGCAAAAGTCCGTTACCAGACTACTCCGAACATGCACCGAGCAAGAGAAAACGATTGAAGGGTTGAGAGATGGATACGGTAAGGAGATCGACAAGAAGCAATCTATGGAAAAGAATGAAAAGCAAGTGCAAAAATTACAAAGGGAGCAAATGAGGTTAACTAGAGTAGAATTGGCATTAAGAAAGGAAGTAGAGTCTTTTAGGCTTGAAGCTTACTCTCTCCGATGCGAGAATATCTATTTGTTGAATCAATTAAAGGGTAATGGAAATGAAAATATCGGATTAACCTTCAAGTTTGACAACGAACTGCAGGATCATGTATGCCGTCTACAGAATCATGGACTGTCTATGCTTAATGAGATTATCAATCTGTCTTCAAAGTTAATTGAGTTCATCAAAGGAAAACCTAGTCATCTTCAAGGAACTCAACCAGGTTTAGATAGCCAATTTATTGTTGAATCTGATCTTAAAATCGAAGGCTTTAAACGTGGAATTGAAAGCCTAAGGAGGAGTCTGCAGACAATATCTGGTTTGTTGCATGAGAAATCCGGTTTGGTTGCCTCGGACTCTCACTCAGCATCCGTGGATCCAACCATGTCAACAAAACGCAACAATCAATCTTCAGAG ATTATAAGAAGTGAGCTTAAAGCAGAAACAATGATGACGAGTTTGTTGAAGGAAAAGCTTTATTCAAAAGAGGTTGAAATAGAAGAGTTGCAAGCTGAGGTTGCGGCAGCTTTGAGAGGCAATGAAATACTAAGATGTGAATTACAAAATTCAACTGACAACATTTCATGGCTAACTCATAGGTTGAAGGATCTTCAACTGCAG ATACTGAAAAAAGATGAGAATGTAAGTCGACTCGAGAGAGAGTTACAAGAATCAACAAAGGAACTAACCATATTGAAGGGTATATTGGTTAAGGTTTCAGAAGAGAGAGATTTGATGTGGGAAGAAGTGAAGCAATATAATGAGAAGAACATGGTTTTGAATTCAGAGGTTAATGCATTGAAAAAGAGAATAGAAGGTTTGGAAGAAGATATACATCTAAAAGAAGGTCAGATTACAATTTTGAAAGACACTTTAAGCAATCATAAAAGTTTTGATCTTCTTGGTAGTCCCACTTCTATGCCTGAATTCTTGCTAGAATGA
- the LOC107957102 gene encoding cingulin-like protein 1 isoform X3, with translation MIYIEMKKLFFFKSSSSSSGNNKVLPASTDKQVYQGKTSESWLTDQLVDMADYSWKLMSDSPSFSNASSLVRSHSLSSGNELGQQNCSSSQQQYDHRSRAHMPEKKSKAKQCETEIISFERPCSSGSSRLHHYSSGSSSSCSSNVSTQVIDRYIDGEQLLEISKLRNSSTPGNGGRRHPRRARYTAPSSPAHSVKEKNKSHSFRDGDSIRLHFSSRDRVENGFGQESPWMVAKNVIERLSQTHVVPKSSSKGFNHHIPITNEDVYGRYLNMRPESKLEMDEPYKNCFIEGNSDGLNSSEDDSVVELERRSKHAKERALLLSEAHEQESFICNGGFDVSSLLRSVQHLKEEKEKLALEVLDLQQFRIDERVSARKELRMVREEMESQIEKLEKEKHETQLRFEKEFDRRSSDWSVKLEKYRLEEQRLRDRVQELAEQNVSLQREVSSFNDRETENRSLTKYSEQQLKELMGRVEKMNNENQDLIQNLSESQEKHRAAMEDVACVIRNLEEKEKECKELQKSVTRLLRTCTEQEKTIEGLRDGYGKEIDKKQSMEKNEKQVQKLQREQMRLTRVELALRKEVESFRLEAYSLRCENIYLLNQLKGNGNENIGLTFKFDNELQDHVCRLQNHGLSMLNEIINLSSKLIEFIKGKPSHLQGTQPGLDSQFIVESDLKIEGFKRGIESLRRSLQTISGLLHEKSGLVASDSHSASVDPTMSTKRNNQSSEKIIRSELKAETMMTSLLKEKLYSKEVEIEELQAEVAAALRGNEILRCELQNSTDNISWLTHRLKDLQLQILKKDENVSRLERELQESTKELTILKGILVKVSEERDLMWEEVKQYNEKNMVLNSEVNALKKRIEGLEEDIHLKEGQITILKDTLSNHKSFDLLGSPTSMPEFLLE, from the exons ATGATATATATAGAGATGAAGaaactgtttttcttcaaatctTCCTCTTCTAGCAGTGGTAACAACAAAGTTCTTCCGGCATCAACAGATAAACAAGTTTACCAGGGGAAAACATCAGAAAGTTGGTTGACTGATCAACTTGTTGACATGGCTGACTATAGTTGGAAGCTAATGTCTGATAGCCCCAGCTTCAGTAATGCTTCTAGTCTTGTTCGGAGTCATTCTTTGTCATCAGGCAACGAGCTTGGACAACAAAATTGTTCTTCCTCACAACAGCAGTATGATCACCGATCGCG GGCTCATATGCCCGAGAAGAAATCCAAGGCAAAACAATGTGAAACAGAAATTATCAGTTTTGAGAGGCCGTGTTCTTCTGGTTCTTCGAGGTTGCACCATTATTCATCCGGCAGCTCTTCCTCTTGCTCTAGCAATGTGTCAACCCAAGTTATCGATCGCTATATTGACGGAGAACAGCTTCTGGAAATTAGCAAGTTAAGGAACAGTTCGACTCCTGGAAATGGTGGTCGGAGGCATCCTCGGCGAGCTCGATATACTGCACCTTCATCTCCGGCACATAGTGTCAAAGAGAAAAACAAGTCTCATTCATTTAGGGATGGTGACAGCATTCGTCTTCACTTTTCATCTAGAGATCGGGTGGAAAATGGGTTCGGGCAGGAGTCGCCATGGATGGTTGCAAAGAATGTGATTGAGAGGCTTTCGCAGACTCATGTTGTCCCAAAATCAAGTTCAAAGGGATTCAACCATCATATTCCGATCACAAATGAAGATGTATATGGTCGATACTTGAATATGCGTCCTGAGTCCAAATTGGAAATGGATGAGCCTTACAAAAATTGTTTCATTGAGGGAAACTCTGACGGTTTAAATTCTTCCGAAGATGATTCAGTTGTCGAGTTAGAAAGACGATCTAAACATGCCAAGGAAAGAGCCTTGCTTCTTTCTGAAGCTCATGAGCAGGAAAGCTTTATTTGTAACGGTGGGTTTGATGTTTCATCACTCCTTCGGTCTGTCCAGCACCTAAAAGAGGAGAAAGAAAAGCTAGCCCTCGAGGTTTTGGATCTTCAACAGTTTAGAATTGACGAGAGAGTGAGTGCTAGAAAGGAACTGAGAATGGTGAGGGAAGAAATGGAGTCACAGATTGAAAAACTAGAGAAGGAAAAGCATGAGACACAGTTGCGATTCGAAAAGGAGTTCGATAGAAGGTCAAGTGATTGGTCGGTTAAGCTTGAGAAGTATAGGTTAGAAGAGCAAAGGCTTCGTGATCGAGTTCAAGAGTTAGCAGAGCAAAACGTTTCACTTCAGAGAGAAGTCTCTTCCTTCAATGACAGGGAAACTGAAAACAGAAGCCTTACAAAGTACTCAGAACAACAACTTAAAGAGTTGATGGGAAGGGTTGAAAAGATGAACAATGAGAATCAAGATCTAATTCAAAATCTCTCTGAATCACAAGAGAAGCATAGAGCAGCAATGGAAGATGTAGCTTGCGTTATAAGAAATCTCGAAGAGAAAGAGAAGGAGTGCAAGGAATTGCAAAAGTCCGTTACCAGACTACTCCGAACATGCACCGAGCAAGAGAAAACGATTGAAGGGTTGAGAGATGGATACGGTAAGGAGATCGACAAGAAGCAATCTATGGAAAAGAATGAAAAGCAAGTGCAAAAATTACAAAGGGAGCAAATGAGGTTAACTAGAGTAGAATTGGCATTAAGAAAGGAAGTAGAGTCTTTTAGGCTTGAAGCTTACTCTCTCCGATGCGAGAATATCTATTTGTTGAATCAATTAAAGGGTAATGGAAATGAAAATATCGGATTAACCTTCAAGTTTGACAACGAACTGCAGGATCATGTATGCCGTCTACAGAATCATGGACTGTCTATGCTTAATGAGATTATCAATCTGTCTTCAAAGTTAATTGAGTTCATCAAAGGAAAACCTAGTCATCTTCAAGGAACTCAACCAGGTTTAGATAGCCAATTTATTGTTGAATCTGATCTTAAAATCGAAGGCTTTAAACGTGGAATTGAAAGCCTAAGGAGGAGTCTGCAGACAATATCTGGTTTGTTGCATGAGAAATCCGGTTTGGTTGCCTCGGACTCTCACTCAGCATCCGTGGATCCAACCATGTCAACAAAACGCAACAATCAATCTTCAGAG AAGATTATAAGAAGTGAGCTTAAAGCAGAAACAATGATGACGAGTTTGTTGAAGGAAAAGCTTTATTCAAAAGAGGTTGAAATAGAAGAGTTGCAAGCTGAGGTTGCGGCAGCTTTGAGAGGCAATGAAATACTAAGATGTGAATTACAAAATTCAACTGACAACATTTCATGGCTAACTCATAGGTTGAAGGATCTTCAACTGCAG ATACTGAAAAAAGATGAGAATGTAAGTCGACTCGAGAGAGAGTTACAAGAATCAACAAAGGAACTAACCATATTGAAGGGTATATTGGTTAAGGTTTCAGAAGAGAGAGATTTGATGTGGGAAGAAGTGAAGCAATATAATGAGAAGAACATGGTTTTGAATTCAGAGGTTAATGCATTGAAAAAGAGAATAGAAGGTTTGGAAGAAGATATACATCTAAAAGAAGGTCAGATTACAATTTTGAAAGACACTTTAAGCAATCATAAAAGTTTTGATCTTCTTGGTAGTCCCACTTCTATGCCTGAATTCTTGCTAGAATGA
- the LOC107957102 gene encoding cingulin-like protein 1 isoform X4 produces MIYIEMKKLFFFKSSSSSSGNNKVLPASTDKQVYQGKTSESWLTDQLVDMADYSWKLMSDSPSFSNASSLVRSHSLSSGNELGQQNCSSSQQQYDHRSRGRAHMPEKKSKAKQCETEIISFERPCSSGSSRLHHYSSGSSSSCSSNVSTQVIDRYIDGEQLLEISKLRNSSTPGNGGRRHPRRARYTAPSSPAHSVKEKNKSHSFRDGDSIRLHFSSRDRVENGFGQESPWMVAKNVIERLSQTHVVPKSSSKGFNHHIPITNEDVYGRYLNMRPESKLEMDEPYKNCFIEGNSDGLNSSEDDSVVELERRSKHAKERALLLSEAHEQESFICNGGFDVSSLLRSVQHLKEEKEKLALEVLDLQQFRIDERVSARKELRMVREEMESQIEKLEKEKHETQLRFEKEFDRRSSDWSVKLEKYRLEEQRLRDRVQELAEQNVSLQREVSSFNDRETENRSLTKYSEQQLKELMGRVEKMNNENQDLIQNLSESQEKHRAAMEDVACVIRNLEEKEKECKELQKSVTRLLRTCTEQEKTIEGLRDGYGKEIDKKQSMEKNEKQVQKLQREQMRLTRVELALRKEVESFRLEAYSLRCENIYLLNQLKGNGNENIGLTFKFDNELQDHVCRLQNHGLSMLNEIINLSSKLIEFIKGKPSHLQGTQPGLDSQFIVESDLKIEGFKRGIESLRRSLQTISGLLHEKSGLVASDSHSASVDPTMSTKRNNQSSEKIIRSELKAETMMTSLLKEKLYSKEVEIEELQAEVAAALRGNEILRCELQNSTDNISWLTHRLKDLQLQILKKDENVSRLERELQESTKELTILKGILVKVSEERDLMWEEVKQYNEKNMVLNSEVNALKKRIEGLEEDIHLKEGL; encoded by the exons ATGATATATATAGAGATGAAGaaactgtttttcttcaaatctTCCTCTTCTAGCAGTGGTAACAACAAAGTTCTTCCGGCATCAACAGATAAACAAGTTTACCAGGGGAAAACATCAGAAAGTTGGTTGACTGATCAACTTGTTGACATGGCTGACTATAGTTGGAAGCTAATGTCTGATAGCCCCAGCTTCAGTAATGCTTCTAGTCTTGTTCGGAGTCATTCTTTGTCATCAGGCAACGAGCTTGGACAACAAAATTGTTCTTCCTCACAACAGCAGTATGATCACCGATCGCG AGGCAGGGCTCATATGCCCGAGAAGAAATCCAAGGCAAAACAATGTGAAACAGAAATTATCAGTTTTGAGAGGCCGTGTTCTTCTGGTTCTTCGAGGTTGCACCATTATTCATCCGGCAGCTCTTCCTCTTGCTCTAGCAATGTGTCAACCCAAGTTATCGATCGCTATATTGACGGAGAACAGCTTCTGGAAATTAGCAAGTTAAGGAACAGTTCGACTCCTGGAAATGGTGGTCGGAGGCATCCTCGGCGAGCTCGATATACTGCACCTTCATCTCCGGCACATAGTGTCAAAGAGAAAAACAAGTCTCATTCATTTAGGGATGGTGACAGCATTCGTCTTCACTTTTCATCTAGAGATCGGGTGGAAAATGGGTTCGGGCAGGAGTCGCCATGGATGGTTGCAAAGAATGTGATTGAGAGGCTTTCGCAGACTCATGTTGTCCCAAAATCAAGTTCAAAGGGATTCAACCATCATATTCCGATCACAAATGAAGATGTATATGGTCGATACTTGAATATGCGTCCTGAGTCCAAATTGGAAATGGATGAGCCTTACAAAAATTGTTTCATTGAGGGAAACTCTGACGGTTTAAATTCTTCCGAAGATGATTCAGTTGTCGAGTTAGAAAGACGATCTAAACATGCCAAGGAAAGAGCCTTGCTTCTTTCTGAAGCTCATGAGCAGGAAAGCTTTATTTGTAACGGTGGGTTTGATGTTTCATCACTCCTTCGGTCTGTCCAGCACCTAAAAGAGGAGAAAGAAAAGCTAGCCCTCGAGGTTTTGGATCTTCAACAGTTTAGAATTGACGAGAGAGTGAGTGCTAGAAAGGAACTGAGAATGGTGAGGGAAGAAATGGAGTCACAGATTGAAAAACTAGAGAAGGAAAAGCATGAGACACAGTTGCGATTCGAAAAGGAGTTCGATAGAAGGTCAAGTGATTGGTCGGTTAAGCTTGAGAAGTATAGGTTAGAAGAGCAAAGGCTTCGTGATCGAGTTCAAGAGTTAGCAGAGCAAAACGTTTCACTTCAGAGAGAAGTCTCTTCCTTCAATGACAGGGAAACTGAAAACAGAAGCCTTACAAAGTACTCAGAACAACAACTTAAAGAGTTGATGGGAAGGGTTGAAAAGATGAACAATGAGAATCAAGATCTAATTCAAAATCTCTCTGAATCACAAGAGAAGCATAGAGCAGCAATGGAAGATGTAGCTTGCGTTATAAGAAATCTCGAAGAGAAAGAGAAGGAGTGCAAGGAATTGCAAAAGTCCGTTACCAGACTACTCCGAACATGCACCGAGCAAGAGAAAACGATTGAAGGGTTGAGAGATGGATACGGTAAGGAGATCGACAAGAAGCAATCTATGGAAAAGAATGAAAAGCAAGTGCAAAAATTACAAAGGGAGCAAATGAGGTTAACTAGAGTAGAATTGGCATTAAGAAAGGAAGTAGAGTCTTTTAGGCTTGAAGCTTACTCTCTCCGATGCGAGAATATCTATTTGTTGAATCAATTAAAGGGTAATGGAAATGAAAATATCGGATTAACCTTCAAGTTTGACAACGAACTGCAGGATCATGTATGCCGTCTACAGAATCATGGACTGTCTATGCTTAATGAGATTATCAATCTGTCTTCAAAGTTAATTGAGTTCATCAAAGGAAAACCTAGTCATCTTCAAGGAACTCAACCAGGTTTAGATAGCCAATTTATTGTTGAATCTGATCTTAAAATCGAAGGCTTTAAACGTGGAATTGAAAGCCTAAGGAGGAGTCTGCAGACAATATCTGGTTTGTTGCATGAGAAATCCGGTTTGGTTGCCTCGGACTCTCACTCAGCATCCGTGGATCCAACCATGTCAACAAAACGCAACAATCAATCTTCAGAG AAGATTATAAGAAGTGAGCTTAAAGCAGAAACAATGATGACGAGTTTGTTGAAGGAAAAGCTTTATTCAAAAGAGGTTGAAATAGAAGAGTTGCAAGCTGAGGTTGCGGCAGCTTTGAGAGGCAATGAAATACTAAGATGTGAATTACAAAATTCAACTGACAACATTTCATGGCTAACTCATAGGTTGAAGGATCTTCAACTGCAG ATACTGAAAAAAGATGAGAATGTAAGTCGACTCGAGAGAGAGTTACAAGAATCAACAAAGGAACTAACCATATTGAAGGGTATATTGGTTAAGGTTTCAGAAGAGAGAGATTTGATGTGGGAAGAAGTGAAGCAATATAATGAGAAGAACATGGTTTTGAATTCAGAGGTTAATGCATTGAAAAAGAGAATAGAAGGTTTGGAAGAAGATATACATCTAAAAGAAG GCTTATAA